The Rhodococcus sp. X156 genome window below encodes:
- a CDS encoding acid phosphatase translates to MSPPAPPSSPAAASEPQEGGPGQVFLLRHGQTEWSESGQHTGRTDVPLTDAGREQASRLVGLLAAQHLTDPFVMSSPRRRALDTARLAGLTVAETTHLLAEWDYGDYEGRTSEEIQQEVPGWTLWTHDTPAGERPGAVQERADAVLARARELITHRDVVLVGHGHFSRVLMARWIGLPVTAGVHFALSPGGLAILGHDHGYPRLAAMNVTPP, encoded by the coding sequence ATGAGCCCGCCGGCACCCCCCTCTTCCCCAGCCGCTGCCAGCGAGCCGCAGGAGGGCGGCCCTGGACAGGTCTTCCTGCTCCGGCACGGACAGACCGAGTGGTCGGAGTCGGGCCAGCACACCGGGCGCACCGACGTGCCGCTCACGGACGCCGGCCGCGAGCAGGCGTCGCGCCTGGTGGGGCTGCTGGCCGCCCAGCACCTCACCGACCCGTTCGTGATGTCCAGCCCGCGTCGACGCGCCCTGGACACCGCACGGCTGGCCGGGCTCACCGTGGCGGAGACGACCCACCTGCTGGCCGAGTGGGACTACGGCGACTACGAGGGCCGCACGTCCGAGGAGATCCAGCAGGAGGTGCCGGGCTGGACGCTGTGGACCCACGACACCCCCGCCGGCGAGCGTCCCGGTGCCGTGCAGGAGCGCGCCGACGCGGTGCTGGCGCGGGCCCGGGAGCTCATCACGCACCGGGACGTGGTGCTGGTGGGTCACGGACACTTCTCCCGCGTGCTCATGGCCCGCTGGATCGGGCTGCCGGTGACCGCCGGCGTGCACTTCGCGCTGTCACCCGGCGGGCTGGCCATCCTCGGCCACGACCACGGCTATCCCCGGCTGGCGGCGATGAACGTGACCCCGCCCTGA
- the sodN gene encoding superoxide dismutase, Ni — protein MGFLSRLVRPALEATAHCDLPCGVYDPAQARIEAESVKAIQEKYQGNDDPSFRERALLIKEQRADLVKHHLWVLWTDYFKPPHFEKYPELHELFNKATKKAGGGAGGVKASNDPTTGQELLDQIAEIDRIFWETKQAA, from the coding sequence ATGGGTTTCCTGTCCCGTCTCGTCCGCCCCGCACTGGAGGCCACCGCACACTGCGACCTCCCGTGTGGTGTGTACGACCCCGCGCAGGCTCGCATCGAGGCCGAGTCGGTCAAGGCGATCCAGGAGAAGTACCAGGGCAACGACGACCCGTCGTTCCGTGAGCGCGCGCTGCTCATCAAGGAGCAGCGGGCCGACCTGGTCAAGCACCACCTCTGGGTGCTCTGGACGGACTACTTCAAGCCGCCGCACTTCGAGAAGTACCCGGAGCTGCACGAGCTGTTCAACAAGGCCACCAAGAAGGCGGGCGGCGGCGCGGGCGGCGTCAAGGCGTCGAACGACCCCACCACCGGCCAGGAGCTGCTCGACCAGATCGCGGAGATCGACCGCATCTTCTGGGAGACCAAGCAGGCTGCTTGA
- a CDS encoding glycine betaine ABC transporter substrate-binding protein, with protein MKRTILATTAAVALVSLVTACGADSSTDDPAAAPGASDTIASTMILGGPAEFQTRSDGVPGLAETYGVSFAKYQVTDTGGPVTINQLKNGQIDAADLFSTDPSIAANDFVVLADPKNNFAAENVVPVINKNKVTPGVSSTLNAISAKLDTEGLSAALAKVVTDKANPADVAKEWLRSNGLDSTGTAAQGTNLTVGSANFPENVLLATIYTQALQAQGADISTSFSIGSREKYFPGLQDGSIDLIPEYTGSALSYLDKDATATSPDEVYAALQKALPASLQVLEKSAAQDADCIVVTRATAEKHNLKTIADLANKK; from the coding sequence ATGAAACGCACCATCCTCGCCACGACCGCTGCCGTCGCCCTGGTCTCGCTGGTCACCGCCTGCGGCGCCGACAGCTCCACCGACGATCCCGCCGCCGCCCCTGGCGCGTCGGACACCATCGCCAGCACCATGATCCTGGGCGGGCCGGCGGAGTTCCAGACCCGCAGCGACGGCGTGCCCGGGCTGGCCGAGACCTACGGCGTCTCCTTCGCCAAGTACCAGGTGACCGACACCGGCGGCCCGGTGACGATCAACCAGCTCAAGAACGGCCAGATCGACGCCGCCGACCTGTTCTCCACCGACCCCTCCATCGCGGCCAACGACTTCGTGGTGCTCGCCGACCCCAAGAACAACTTCGCCGCGGAGAACGTCGTCCCGGTGATCAACAAGAACAAGGTCACCCCCGGCGTCTCCAGCACCCTCAACGCCATCTCCGCCAAGCTGGACACCGAGGGGCTCAGCGCCGCGCTGGCCAAGGTGGTCACCGACAAGGCGAACCCGGCGGACGTGGCCAAGGAGTGGCTGCGCAGCAACGGTCTGGACAGCACCGGCACCGCCGCCCAGGGCACCAACCTCACGGTGGGCTCGGCCAACTTCCCGGAGAACGTGCTGCTGGCCACCATCTACACCCAGGCGCTGCAGGCGCAGGGCGCCGACATCAGCACCAGCTTCAGCATCGGCAGCCGGGAGAAGTACTTCCCCGGCCTGCAGGACGGCTCCATCGACCTGATCCCGGAGTACACCGGCTCCGCGCTGTCCTACCTGGACAAGGACGCCACCGCCACCAGCCCGGACGAGGTGTACGCCGCGCTGCAGAAGGCGCTGCCCGCCAGCCTGCAGGTGCTGGAGAAGTCCGCCGCCCAGGACGCCGACTGCATCGTGGTCACCCGGGCCACCGCGGAGAAGCACAACCTCAAGACCATCGCCGACCTGGCCAACAAGAAGTAG
- a CDS encoding malic enzyme-like NAD(P)-binding protein, translating into MSTTSVPPVADQQGTQVVTDEEIFLAHEGGKLSVQTTAPLDSARSLSIAYTPGVAKVSSAIATDPELVNRYTWASRLVVVVSDGTAVLGLGDIGPRASLPVMEGKSALFRSFAGLNSIPLVLDTTDVDEIVETLVRLRPSFGAVNLEDVSAPRCFELERRLVEALDCPVMHDDQHGTAIVVLAALRGAARATNRELTSLRVVISGAGAAGVACAEILLAAGIDDVTVIDSRGIVHPGRTDLNEVKAGLAVRSNPSGRTGGLAEALHGADVFLGLSSATVAEELVATMAPGAIVFALSNPTPEIHPDVAARHAAVVATGRSDFPNQINNVLAFPGVFRGALDSGARRITEGMKLAAAQAITDVLGDDLDAQHIVPSALDPRVAPAVAAAVAAAAIAEGVAPAPVS; encoded by the coding sequence GTGTCCACCACCTCTGTCCCACCCGTCGCCGACCAGCAGGGAACGCAGGTAGTGACGGACGAGGAGATCTTCCTGGCGCACGAGGGCGGCAAGCTCTCGGTGCAGACCACCGCCCCGCTGGACTCGGCCCGCTCGCTGTCCATCGCCTACACCCCGGGCGTGGCCAAGGTGTCCAGCGCCATCGCCACCGACCCTGAGCTGGTCAACCGCTACACCTGGGCGTCGCGGCTGGTCGTGGTGGTCAGCGACGGCACCGCGGTGCTCGGCCTGGGCGACATCGGCCCCCGCGCGTCGCTGCCGGTGATGGAGGGCAAGTCGGCGCTGTTCAGGAGCTTCGCCGGCCTCAACTCCATCCCGCTGGTGCTCGACACCACCGACGTCGACGAGATCGTGGAGACGCTGGTGCGGCTGCGCCCCAGCTTCGGCGCGGTCAACCTCGAGGACGTCTCCGCCCCGCGCTGCTTCGAGCTGGAGCGCCGCCTCGTCGAGGCGCTGGACTGCCCGGTCATGCACGACGACCAGCACGGCACCGCCATCGTGGTGCTGGCTGCCCTGCGCGGCGCCGCCCGCGCCACCAACCGGGAGCTGACCAGCCTGCGGGTGGTCATCTCCGGTGCCGGCGCCGCCGGCGTCGCCTGCGCGGAGATCCTGCTGGCCGCGGGCATCGACGACGTCACGGTCATCGACTCGCGCGGCATCGTGCACCCCGGTCGCACCGACCTGAACGAGGTCAAGGCCGGGCTGGCCGTCCGCAGCAACCCGTCCGGGCGCACTGGCGGCCTGGCCGAGGCGCTGCACGGCGCCGACGTGTTCCTGGGGCTGTCCTCGGCCACCGTCGCCGAGGAGCTGGTGGCCACCATGGCCCCCGGTGCGATCGTGTTCGCGCTGTCCAACCCCACCCCGGAGATCCACCCCGACGTGGCCGCCCGCCACGCCGCGGTGGTCGCCACCGGCCGCAGCGACTTCCCCAACCAGATCAACAACGTGCTGGCCTTCCCCGGCGTGTTCCGTGGGGCGCTGGACTCCGGTGCGCGGCGCATCACCGAGGGGATGAAGCTCGCGGCCGCCCAGGCCATCACCGACGTGCTCGGGGACGACCTGGACGCCCAGCACATCGTGCCCAGCGCGCTCGACCCCCGGGTGGCGCCGGCCGTGGCCGCCGCGGTGGCTGCTGCGGCGATCGCCGAGGGTGTCGCCCCGGCACCGGTGTCCTAG
- a CDS encoding excalibur calcium-binding domain-containing protein — MTAKHAARPRTRWTPRTPRKRWLALGATVVAGLVVVGLLAAQEPHSPAPAPLASSTPAPAPSAQPTPSPTTVFVTVPAKPTFRTCADVYAEGVAPLIRGKDPSYRADLDIDRDGRACDTQPQPTRAPR, encoded by the coding sequence ATGACTGCCAAGCACGCCGCCCGACCACGCACGAGGTGGACGCCGCGGACGCCCCGCAAGCGCTGGCTGGCTCTGGGGGCCACCGTCGTTGCTGGGCTGGTGGTGGTGGGCCTGCTCGCGGCGCAGGAGCCGCACAGCCCCGCTCCGGCTCCCCTGGCCAGCAGCACCCCGGCGCCGGCCCCGAGCGCTCAGCCCACGCCGAGCCCGACGACGGTGTTCGTCACGGTGCCGGCCAAGCCGACGTTCCGGACCTGCGCCGACGTCTATGCCGAGGGCGTGGCTCCCCTCATCCGGGGCAAGGATCCGTCCTACCGTGCCGACCTGGACATCGACCGGGACGGAAGGGCGTGTGACACCCAGCCTCAGCCCACCCGAGCGCCGCGCTAG
- a CDS encoding S26 family signal peptidase: MTALPGWLPRRVLVRGPSMSPTLADGDVVLARLGARARPGMVVLVRWDARPEQLSVKRARTRLPDGTWHVLGDNSYGSTDSRALGPARVVGTVPVRLWPRPQRLRAGQPRG, from the coding sequence GTGACGGCACTACCGGGTTGGCTTCCGCGTCGGGTGCTGGTGCGCGGGCCCTCCATGTCACCGACGCTCGCCGACGGCGACGTGGTGCTGGCCCGCCTCGGCGCCCGGGCCCGCCCAGGGATGGTGGTGCTGGTGCGCTGGGACGCCCGTCCGGAGCAGCTGTCGGTCAAGCGGGCCCGCACCCGGCTGCCGGACGGCACCTGGCACGTCCTCGGCGACAACTCCTACGGATCCACCGACTCCCGCGCCCTCGGCCCCGCGCGGGTGGTGGGGACGGTGCCGGTGCGGCTGTGGCCCCGCCCGCAGCGGCTGCGGGCGGGGCAGCCGCGGGGCTAG
- the rfbC gene encoding dTDP-4-dehydrorhamnose 3,5-epimerase, translating into MKSRELPVAGAWEFEPPVFPDDRGHFVAPFQAEAFVEAVGHSLTVAQTNHSVSRRGVVRGVHFADVPPGQAKYVYCANGSLLDVIVDVRTDSPTFGQHTAVLLEARRGNAVYLSEGLGHAFVALDDDTAMVYLCSTGYNPTGERGVNPLDPALALPWPAELDLVLSDKDRDAPTLEQARAAGELPTMAACAQRRSDLLDRA; encoded by the coding sequence GTGAAGTCACGCGAGCTGCCCGTTGCGGGCGCATGGGAGTTCGAGCCCCCGGTGTTTCCCGACGACCGCGGGCACTTCGTGGCCCCGTTCCAGGCGGAGGCCTTCGTGGAGGCCGTCGGGCACAGCCTCACCGTCGCCCAGACCAACCACAGCGTCTCCCGCCGTGGGGTGGTGCGCGGTGTGCACTTCGCCGACGTGCCCCCGGGCCAGGCCAAGTACGTGTACTGCGCCAACGGCAGCCTGCTGGACGTGATCGTGGACGTGCGCACCGACTCCCCCACCTTCGGCCAGCACACCGCGGTGCTGCTGGAGGCCCGGCGCGGCAACGCGGTGTACCTCAGCGAGGGGCTGGGCCACGCCTTCGTCGCCCTCGACGACGACACCGCGATGGTCTACCTGTGCTCCACCGGCTACAACCCCACCGGCGAGCGCGGCGTGAACCCGCTCGACCCCGCGCTGGCGCTGCCGTGGCCGGCCGAGCTCGACCTGGTGCTCTCCGACAAGGACCGCGACGCCCCGACGCTGGAGCAGGCGCGCGCCGCCGGCGAGCTCCCCACCATGGCGGCGTGCGCACAGCGGCGCAGCGACCTGCTCGACCGGGCCTAG
- a CDS encoding ABC transporter permease, whose amino-acid sequence MIGDVLTWLNDPSHWRGTYAMTGITDQLVAHVRFSVIAVVIALVVALPLGLAIGHTGRATWLVTAANALRALPSVGVLVLLTIVISPHFQGRTDTGFVIPTEIVLVLLAVPPILSNTCAGVQSVSPAARDAAVGMGMTPWQVLRQVELPCSLPLIYSGLRAATLQVIATATIASYVTLGGLGRFIYDGLAQQDFPQMISGGVLVAALALLAELLLTLVQRCTVSRGISGRFRRTPTTRTSVLTTGEQ is encoded by the coding sequence ATGATCGGCGACGTGCTCACCTGGCTCAACGACCCGTCGCACTGGCGCGGCACCTACGCGATGACCGGCATCACCGACCAGCTGGTCGCGCACGTGCGCTTCTCCGTGATCGCCGTGGTGATCGCGCTGGTCGTGGCGCTGCCGCTGGGGCTGGCCATCGGCCACACCGGACGGGCCACCTGGCTGGTCACCGCGGCCAACGCCCTGCGGGCCCTGCCCAGCGTGGGGGTGCTGGTGCTGCTGACCATCGTCATCTCGCCGCACTTCCAGGGCCGCACCGACACCGGCTTCGTCATCCCCACCGAGATCGTGCTGGTGCTGCTGGCGGTGCCCCCGATCCTGTCCAACACCTGCGCGGGCGTGCAGAGCGTCAGCCCCGCCGCCCGCGACGCCGCCGTGGGCATGGGCATGACGCCCTGGCAGGTGCTGCGGCAGGTGGAGCTGCCGTGCAGCCTGCCGCTGATCTACTCCGGGCTGCGCGCAGCCACCCTGCAGGTGATCGCCACCGCGACCATCGCCTCCTACGTCACCCTGGGCGGGCTGGGCCGGTTCATCTACGACGGCCTGGCCCAGCAGGACTTCCCGCAGATGATCAGCGGCGGCGTGCTGGTGGCCGCGCTGGCCCTGCTCGCCGAGCTGCTCCTCACCCTGGTGCAGCGCTGCACCGTCTCCCGCGGCATCTCCGGCCGGTTCCGCCGCACCCCCACCACCCGCACGTCCGTCCTCACCACAGGAGAGCAATGA
- a CDS encoding zinc-dependent alcohol dehydrogenase family protein: MYAVVYHGPGKKAWEEAEAPSIRADGDAIVQVDTVTICGTDLHILGGDVPAVVDGRILGHEAVGTVVEVGPGVRNTKVGERVLVSCITACGVCPYCRQSRYGQCLGGGGWILGHKIDGTQAELLRVPFVDTSTYSAPPSVTDEQLLMLADIIPTGYEVGVLNGQVNPGDTVVVVGAGPIGLATILGARLLSPARIIALDLADTRLEAARRFGADEVINNGTEDALARVLELTDGLGAHVAVEAVGVPATFELATQLVRAGGHVANVGVHGSPVSLALQDLWIKDVTITTGLVDAYSTPTLLRLLENGRLGVTEMVTHRFPMSEFMAAYDVFSRPEETGALKVVLSRS; the protein is encoded by the coding sequence ATGTACGCAGTCGTCTACCACGGTCCAGGCAAGAAGGCGTGGGAGGAGGCGGAGGCACCCTCCATCAGAGCCGACGGGGACGCGATCGTCCAGGTGGACACCGTCACGATCTGCGGCACCGACCTGCACATCCTCGGCGGTGACGTCCCGGCGGTGGTGGACGGGCGCATCCTCGGGCACGAGGCCGTCGGCACGGTGGTGGAGGTCGGCCCCGGGGTGCGCAACACCAAGGTTGGCGAGCGGGTGCTGGTCTCCTGCATCACCGCCTGCGGGGTGTGCCCGTACTGCCGGCAGAGCCGCTACGGGCAGTGCCTCGGGGGCGGCGGGTGGATCCTGGGCCACAAGATCGACGGCACCCAGGCGGAGCTGCTGCGGGTGCCCTTCGTGGACACCTCCACCTACTCGGCGCCGCCCAGCGTCACCGACGAACAGCTGCTGATGCTGGCCGACATCATCCCCACCGGCTACGAGGTCGGCGTGCTCAACGGGCAGGTCAACCCCGGCGACACCGTGGTGGTGGTGGGCGCCGGACCCATCGGGCTGGCCACCATCCTCGGGGCGCGGCTGCTCAGCCCCGCGCGCATCATCGCTCTCGACCTGGCTGACACCCGGCTGGAGGCCGCCCGGCGCTTCGGTGCCGACGAGGTGATCAACAACGGTACCGAGGACGCGCTCGCGCGGGTGCTGGAGCTCACCGACGGGCTCGGCGCGCACGTCGCCGTGGAGGCGGTGGGCGTGCCGGCGACCTTCGAGCTGGCCACCCAGCTGGTGCGCGCCGGCGGGCACGTGGCCAACGTCGGGGTGCACGGCTCACCGGTGTCCCTGGCCCTGCAGGACCTGTGGATCAAGGACGTCACCATCACCACGGGCCTGGTGGACGCCTACTCCACCCCCACCCTGCTGCGGCTGCTCGAGAACGGCAGGCTCGGGGTGACCGAGATGGTGACCCACCGCTTCCCGATGTCGGAGTTCATGGCGGCCTACGACGTGTTCTCCCGGCCGGAGGAGACGGGAGCGCTCAAGGTGGTGCTGAGCCGGTCCTAG